AGTCTATGCCTGTTTTGCCAGTAATAATGTTGGTGGTTCTGTTGCGTTTCACCTGTTGAATGATGGCATCTCCATGTTCGTACCATTTTTCGGTAAATTCATTTTTGTTGAGGGTTTTGGTGTACAGGTTATCTCCCTGAAAGAAGAAATTAACTTTATTTTTCCGATAGTTGAGCGACAGGGAAGGGTTGACTTTAGGGGTAGCTGTATACTGGGGGCGTATACCGGGCAGGTTGCCTTTCTTTTCCCATAGGGCGCCCAAACCGGTGGTGAGTCCCACCTTGCCGTTGAGTCCTTCACTTTTTTCTTTTTTGTAGATGATATTGATGATACCGGCGTTTCCGTTGGCATCATATTTTGCCGAGGGGTTATTGATGATCTCAATTTTAGCGATAGCAGAAGCCGGAATATTGTCCAGCCCCGACTGACCACCCATGCCGGTAAGCGCGGTTTGTTTACCATCTATCAGTATCATCACTTTATCGCTGCCCCGTAGTAATACCTTCCCATCCTGGCCGGCGGTAACACCCGGCAGATTTTTCATGGCATCCAGTGCAGATCCGCCAGCCTGGCTGATATTGGCAGCTGGTGAAAATGTTTTCTTATCCATTTTTTCGCTTACCTCATCCACCTTACCGGTGATAGTAACTTCGCTTATACTTACGGATGAGTGCTGCAAGGATACATGCCCCACAGATAGGAAATTGCTCAACTGCCCTACCAGCAATGGTTGCCATTTGGTGAGATATCCGAGATAGGAAAATTTAAGGAGATAGTTGCCGTGATCGATGCCTGCGATGCTAAAGCGACCTTCTTCGCTGGTGATAGTACCCGTTACAAAGATACTGTCGTGCGCCTTATGTAATGTTACATTTACAAATGCTAATGCGGCCTGGTTGCTGGTGTCTTTTACAAGTCCCGACAGGGTAACGGTATTTTTCTGTGCCTGACTACACATGGCCACCAGCACCAATAATATTCCGCTGATAAATCGTTTCATCCGTTCGCGTTTTATGATATACGCAAAGTTGGATAACGATTTAGAAGAAATTTCGAATCAAGCCCATTGAATGCTGAAGATATGAAATCTATTCTCAAAGTGGTAGCTTTCCTGCCAGCCATATACCTGACATATTTCGTGGACAATGGCCAGTCCCAGGCCCGTACCGGCAGTATTGGTGGCCGACAAGCCAAATCGTCGGAACAGGCGTTGGGGATCCAGTGCTTCGTCGCCCGTATTAGCTATCATGAGTTGGTGCCGGTTCAGGGAAATCCGGATAGTCCCCCCGGAGGCACTGTGACGGATGGCATTCATAAACAGGTTGGTGAGCAGCATTTCTACCAGGGTTTTGTTGGCAGAGAGTTGTACGGCTGCTGCAATATTTAGTTGTACTTGCAGCTGTTTATCGTCCAAAAAGTCCTGCAGAAACGGCACATAGCTTTCTATCAGCGCAGGCAGATCTATCAGTTCTTTCTCCGGAAACTGGCTATTTTCAATTTTAGCGAGTAGCAGCAGGTTCTTGTTTACCCTGGTTACCTTGGCCAAAGCCTGATGCGCCTGATCAATGATGTCTGACTGTTCTTCCGTCATAGGTGTGCTCTGGTGCAGCAGGTCCAGCTTAAATTTGATCACAGATAAAGGGGTTTGCAGTTCATGCGAGGCATGTTGGGTAAACTCCTTTTGTTGCTGATAGCTGGCAATATTGCCCATAATCAGTTTATGTAGGTGGTGATTCAGCACTTCAAATTCTTCTATATCTGTATTGTCGAACTGAATGCCCTGTGTTTTATGCAGATTAAACGACTGTATTTTTTCCAGGCAGCTATAGAAGGGCCGCCATAGCCGTTCTGCAATACGCCGGTTGATGAGAATGAAGCCTCCCAGCAGGATAAGAAAGAACAACACTGTTACTACGGCAATAGCCATAATAGTTTCATGAGTTTCTTCCATATTGGTTTCCAGGGTGAGCTGGAATGGCTTGCCATGAATAGAAAAGTAGGTAATCAACCCCTGAAAGCGGTCGTTTCCTTTAGTAGGGATGTATTTATTTTTTCGATATATATTGTAGGTGGAATCCGGTAATAGCGCCGCCGCCGGTTGCAGCTGCGTTTCAGGACGCAGTTTATTCCAGAGTGCCACACTTGCTGCTAATTCCTGATCCGAAAGAGCCAGTGACTGCAGATTTTGCTTAATGGTTTCACTTACAATGAGGTTATGTTCCTTCAGTTCATGTTCCCAGATAAGGTCTACGATCAGGTAATAAACAGGAATGCTGCCTGCCAGTACAATACCGGCGTACAGAATAAATACTTTCAGTGATTTGTTCAATAGTTTACTCATACTTCCCATTTGTATCCGGTAGCATAAACGGTTTTAAGGTAATTACCGCAACCTGCTTCCTGGAGCTTCCGCTTCAGATTTTTGATATGTGCGTATACAAAACCATGGTTGTCGAGCATATCGGCAATGTCGCCTGACAGGTGCTCTGCCAGCGCATTTTTGGAGATAACCCGGTTTTTGTTTCCGAGGAAATAAATAAGCAGGTCAAATTCTTTCCGGGTAAGCAGTACCGGTTTATCGTGAATATGCACTGTTTTGGCAAGGAGATCTATCTGTAGTTCTTCCTGCTGAACGATGTTGTTGTTCTGAAAGGAGCGTCGCCTGATCACAGAATATACCCTGGCCGCCAATTCAGGTAGGTGAAAGGGTTTGGCCAAATAGTCGTCTGCACCGGTTTGGAGGCCTTTTATTTTATCGTCATAGGAGTCTTTGGCGGAAATAATGATGACGCCTTCCTGTTGCTGTCTTTTTTTGATTTCTTCCAACAGTTGAAGTCCATTACCACCAGGGAGCATGAGGTCGAGCAATATGCACTGATATTCGTATAAATGCAGTTTCTCCAATGCCTGCTGATAAGTAGCGGCATGTTCACAAATATAATTCTCACCGGATAAATACCCGATAACACTCTGTGCCAGCTGTAGTTCATCCTCGATGATCAATACCTTCATGTGGCAAAAGTAGGCTCCAATTTTGAATTTTTCCTGAATTCGGGTAAACCTCTGTCCGCTACAGTTCCCCGGCGCTACTGGCGTAAAATGGGAAATGGAGAAACATAACTATGAAGCTGGTTTTAAAGAAAGCAATCAGCACGTTTCTGTTGTATTTGATGTAAAGGGTAACTGGATGGAAACAGAAACGCCGATCCCGGCGTCCGAACTGCCGAAAGCGGCAGCAGCATATATCGCCAGGCACTATAAAGGCGCAAAGATCAACGAAACCGCCCGTATTCAGAAAGCCAGCGGCGCTATCAACTATGAGGCGAAAATAAATGGTAAAGATGTTATATTCGATGACAAGGGCGTAGTACTGTAACAGCGGAGAGGCCGAAACAGCCTGTGAAAACCTGTAGTCGATGGTTGATCGTCTGGATAACCGGGATTGGGGTACTACTATAAGGGAAATTAGTCAATAAGCGGGGCGGAAGCTTCTCTGCCACAGGGATATATTTTCGCTTATGATCCATCTTAGATAATGCAGACCGGTCATTTTTTTTCGTACCTTCTCCCCGAATGCCCGATCCTGATAGCAACTTTTACTTCAAAGCAAACATCATGAAGCTTCTTCTCACTTCCGGCGGTATCAGCAATGCGAGTATTTACAACGCGCTGGTCGACCTTTTGGGAAAACCTATTGATGAATCTAATGCGCTGTTCATTCCGACGGCGATATACCCCCACCTGCATGGCGGCAGGATGGCATTGCAAGCTATTTGTGGAAAAGGTCAATCCCAGTTGTGCCAATTAGGATGGAAATCTTTGGGCGTGCTGGAGCTCACAGCCTTACCCAGTATAGCCAAAGAAATTTGGCTCCCATCGCTCGAGGAAGCCGATGTGCTGCTGGTTTGGGGTGGTGATGTGCTGTATTTATCTTATTGGATACAACAATCCGGACTGGCAGACTTATTACCATCGCTGCTTCACAAAATGGTTTATGTGGGAGTAAGCGCCGGGAGTATGGCGGCAAGCTCCCTCTTCGGTGAGACCTATAGAAACCCTCGCGGCGGAAGCGGTAATACGCTGACATCGGAAAACATCGTATTTCCCAGCCCTCAGGGAGAAATAAGCAGGACTTTTATCACGGCTCGTGGAACAGGATTAGTTGATTTTGCATTGATTCCCCATTTCTGCAATCCGGAATTCCCGGACGCGTCCGAGACAAACGCTGGAAAATGGGCTGGAATGCTTTCGGTACCGGTGTATGCTATTGATGATCAGTCCGCGATCAAAGTAGTCGGCGATTCGGTTGAAGTCGTTTCCGAAGGGTACTGGAAGCTGTTTTCTCCCGGGGACTAATGAGATGGATAAAAGAGGTATCTCTTTTCGCAGCAATGGGGCCATGGTTGCCTGACTTTTCGAAATACATTTCAAATCATAAAAAGCCTATCGGATATTTTTATTATGGATGCAAAGGAATTATTGAAGGAACATATTACCAAACAAGCGTCGCTTACTTCAGCAGAGTTTGACTATTTCTTTGGCCATTTCAAGCCGCTTTCTTTTAAAAAAGGGCAGGTAGTCATTCGGGAAGGAGATAAAGTAGACAACGAATATTTCGTTGTTTCCGGATGTATGAAAACATTTTATATCAATGATGAAGTAAAGATGCATATCCTGCAGTTTGCCATGCCTACCTGGTGGGCGTCGGACTATAATGCGTTATATACGCAAACGAGGGCTACAGTTAACCTGGATTGCATTACAGATGTGGAGTTATTGAGCCTTTCCAATGCTGATCGCGAAAAGTTGTGCAGAGAGATTCATCAGGTAGAATACTTTTTCCGTTGGCGTACCAACAGAGGCTATGTGGCCGCACATAAACGCCTACTTTCATTTATGAACAATGATGCCAAAACCCGCTATGAGGAACTTATGAAATTATATCCCCAGTTGTATAACCTGGTGCCTAAACATTTAATTGCCGCTTACCTCGGGGTATCGAGAGAAACTTTAAGCCGTCTTTATAACTCTCATAAGAATGTGATGTAAGTCACCTAATCGGCCGGAAATCCCATCGTTACTTTGTATCATAAATTTTAAAACATTTAAATACAAAGCAATGAAAACGCAAAAATTCAACATCGCAGCTGCGCAGAGCAACATTGATTGGGTGGGTAGAAAAGTAACCGGAGCCCACAATGGAACCATCCACCTTAAATCAGGTGAACTCTCCCTGGCAGATGGACAAATTACAGCCGGCAGGTTTGTGGTAGACACGAGGTCCATTAAAATACTTGATATTACAGATGCCGCTACCAATGCTCAATTCGCAGGGCACCTGGCCTCCGACGATTTCTTCGGCATTGAGCAATACCCGGAAGCATATTTCGACATTACTTCAGTTCAGGGCAAACAGGTGAAGGGTAATCTGACTATTAAAGGCATTACCAATCCTGTGGCATTTGACGTGGATACCATCTTGAGGGATGATACATTAACCGCAACAGGAAAGATCGTTATTGACCGCACTAAGTTCGGCATTAAATTCCGCTCAGGAAATTTCTTCCAAAACCTCGGCGATACGCTTATTTACAACGACTTTGACCTCAATATTGTGTTAACCGCAAAAGCAGTAGAAGTGCCTGCTTCAGCACAAATCTGATGATATGCCATTCGTTAAAATTGAAATGACACGCGAGGGGATTACCCGCGAAAAAAAGCAGCAATTGATAAAAGGTATAACAGACCTGTTCACTACCATTTTCAACAAAGATCCGCACCTGACCCATATTGCGATACAGGAAATTGAGCTGGACAACTGGGGATATGCAGGTGAGCAAGTATCAGTATTACGTGAAAAAGGCATTACTGCCGATAAAAAGTAACTTTATGAGCAAGCAAACAATAATAGTAACCGGGGCATCATCCGGCATAGGTGAAGCAATCGCAAAGTATTTTCTGGAAAGAGGAGACAATGTGGTCATTAATTCGGCTACATCAGAAAAATTGCAACAGACGTACCAGAGACTGGGAGGGGGAGCCAACCTGGCAATGGTAGCCGGCAATATTAAGGACAAAAAAACGGGAGAGCAACTGGTAGCAACGGCTATAGAAAAGTTTGGAGCTGCAGACGTTCTGGTGAACAATGCCGGCATATTTGAAACCAGACCTTTTCTGGAGGTAGATGAAGCCTATCTCGACCGTTTTTTGAACACTAATTTGAAAGGCACTTTTTTTACCACGCAGGCCGTTATTCCACAAATGTTGAAGCAGCGTGGCGGTGTTGTTATCAATATCGGCACACCGCTGGTCAATAAGGGCATTGGCGGTATACCGATTACTGCTCCGATGATGAGTAAAGCCGGTGTCCATTCGCTGACCATACAACTGGCAGCAGAGTTTGGCCGGCAGAATATCAGGGTAAATACGATTGCACCAGGCACCATACGTACGCCTATGCATGGCGGGGGAGCTGATAAAAGCGCTGGCCTGCATTTACTGGAGCGCGTGGGTGAAGCCGAAGATATCGCAGAAATGGTTTATACGGTTGCTAAAAGTAATTTTATCAATGGCGCCATTATTAATGTAGACGGTGGGTTAGGCGCTGGTTACAATCTGAACTAAAATGAAAATTATATTTCTGACAGCTTTGTTGTCCTGCGTATTGTGGGGCAGCGAAGCACAAAACAAAACTAAAATGGAAACTCAACAACAAGATTCATTAGCGATTTCTGACGTGCTGGAGAGTCGCTACTTTAAAGGAATATATGAAGGAGATGTTGCCCTGCTAAGCACTGTTTATCATCCGGGCACATTGTTTCTGGGCGACGTGAAGGGGCAGCCATACGCAAAGGATTTATCGCAATACCTGGATGGTGTGAAGAATCGTCAGAGCCCCAAAAATTCTGGCAAACCATTCAAAGGTGAGATACTTTCTATTAAAGTGGTTAATTCTATCGC
The genomic region above belongs to Chitinophaga sp. 180180018-3 and contains:
- a CDS encoding HAMP domain-containing sensor histidine kinase, with amino-acid sequence MSKLLNKSLKVFILYAGIVLAGSIPVYYLIVDLIWEHELKEHNLIVSETIKQNLQSLALSDQELAASVALWNKLRPETQLQPAAALLPDSTYNIYRKNKYIPTKGNDRFQGLITYFSIHGKPFQLTLETNMEETHETIMAIAVVTVLFFLILLGGFILINRRIAERLWRPFYSCLEKIQSFNLHKTQGIQFDNTDIEEFEVLNHHLHKLIMGNIASYQQQKEFTQHASHELQTPLSVIKFKLDLLHQSTPMTEEQSDIIDQAHQALAKVTRVNKNLLLLAKIENSQFPEKELIDLPALIESYVPFLQDFLDDKQLQVQLNIAAAVQLSANKTLVEMLLTNLFMNAIRHSASGGTIRISLNRHQLMIANTGDEALDPQRLFRRFGLSATNTAGTGLGLAIVHEICQVYGWQESYHFENRFHIFSIQWA
- a CDS encoding response regulator transcription factor — its product is MKVLIIEDELQLAQSVIGYLSGENYICEHAATYQQALEKLHLYEYQCILLDLMLPGGNGLQLLEEIKKRQQQEGVIIISAKDSYDDKIKGLQTGADDYLAKPFHLPELAARVYSVIRRRSFQNNNIVQQEELQIDLLAKTVHIHDKPVLLTRKEFDLLIYFLGNKNRVISKNALAEHLSGDIADMLDNHGFVYAHIKNLKRKLQEAGCGNYLKTVYATGYKWEV
- a CDS encoding PepSY-like domain-containing protein, with translation MEKHNYEAGFKESNQHVSVVFDVKGNWMETETPIPASELPKAAAAYIARHYKGAKINETARIQKASGAINYEAKINGKDVIFDDKGVVL
- a CDS encoding Type 1 glutamine amidotransferase-like domain-containing protein encodes the protein MKLLLTSGGISNASIYNALVDLLGKPIDESNALFIPTAIYPHLHGGRMALQAICGKGQSQLCQLGWKSLGVLELTALPSIAKEIWLPSLEEADVLLVWGGDVLYLSYWIQQSGLADLLPSLLHKMVYVGVSAGSMAASSLFGETYRNPRGGSGNTLTSENIVFPSPQGEISRTFITARGTGLVDFALIPHFCNPEFPDASETNAGKWAGMLSVPVYAIDDQSAIKVVGDSVEVVSEGYWKLFSPGD
- a CDS encoding Crp/Fnr family transcriptional regulator, with product MDAKELLKEHITKQASLTSAEFDYFFGHFKPLSFKKGQVVIREGDKVDNEYFVVSGCMKTFYINDEVKMHILQFAMPTWWASDYNALYTQTRATVNLDCITDVELLSLSNADREKLCREIHQVEYFFRWRTNRGYVAAHKRLLSFMNNDAKTRYEELMKLYPQLYNLVPKHLIAAYLGVSRETLSRLYNSHKNVM
- a CDS encoding YceI family protein, with translation MKTQKFNIAAAQSNIDWVGRKVTGAHNGTIHLKSGELSLADGQITAGRFVVDTRSIKILDITDAATNAQFAGHLASDDFFGIEQYPEAYFDITSVQGKQVKGNLTIKGITNPVAFDVDTILRDDTLTATGKIVIDRTKFGIKFRSGNFFQNLGDTLIYNDFDLNIVLTAKAVEVPASAQI
- a CDS encoding 4-oxalocrotonate tautomerase family protein, which translates into the protein MPFVKIEMTREGITREKKQQLIKGITDLFTTIFNKDPHLTHIAIQEIELDNWGYAGEQVSVLREKGITADKK
- a CDS encoding SDR family oxidoreductase; this translates as MSKQTIIVTGASSGIGEAIAKYFLERGDNVVINSATSEKLQQTYQRLGGGANLAMVAGNIKDKKTGEQLVATAIEKFGAADVLVNNAGIFETRPFLEVDEAYLDRFLNTNLKGTFFTTQAVIPQMLKQRGGVVINIGTPLVNKGIGGIPITAPMMSKAGVHSLTIQLAAEFGRQNIRVNTIAPGTIRTPMHGGGADKSAGLHLLERVGEAEDIAEMVYTVAKSNFINGAIINVDGGLGAGYNLN